The following coding sequences are from one Helicoverpa armigera isolate CAAS_96S chromosome 2, ASM3070526v1, whole genome shotgun sequence window:
- the LOC110377590 gene encoding polyglutamylase complex subunit TTLL1 has product MTQEAKKVSPAVYGKLTPPVMEKGRVTYCTDLEKSVIMSNFERRGWIQVGPDDEWNFYWSFTQNCRTIFSIESGYRMNDNQMINHFPNHYELSRKDLLVKNIKRYRKELEREGNPLAEKTEVPLPNGQVITRYIHLDFIPVTYVLPADYNMFVEEYRKSPQSTWIMKPCGKSQGAGIFLINKLSKLKKWSREAKTPFHPQLTSKESYVISRYIDNPLLIGGKKFDLRLYVLVTSFRPLKAYLFQHGFCRFCTVKYDTSVTELDNMYVHLTNVSVQKHGGDYNSLHGGKMSIQNFRLYLEGTRGRSVTDRLFAEMQWLIVHSLKAVAPVMANDRHCFECYGYDIIIDNTLKPWLVEVNASPSLQSTTHNDRILKYKLIDNIVSVVVPPDGIPDARWNKIPTSEALGDFELLIDEELMEKEDANSRYNKFHRVRT; this is encoded by the coding sequence ATGACACAAGAAGCGAAAAAAGTATCCCCCGCAGTCTACGGTAAACTTACACCGCCAGTTATGGAGAAAGGTAGGGTGACTTATTGTACCGACTTGGAGAAGTCTGTGATAATGAGCAACTTCGAGCGCCGCGGCTGGATCCAAGTGGGGCCCGACGATGAATGGAACTTTTACTGGTCCTTCACACAAAATTGCCGAACAATTTTCAGTATCGAGAGCGGCTACAGAATGAACGACAACCAAATGATAAATCACTTTCCTAACCATTACGAATTGTCGCGTAAagatttattagtaaaaaatatcaaaagataCAGGAAAGAGCTTGAGAGGGAAGGTAATCCCTTGGCTGAAAAAACAGAGGTACCTTTACCAAATGGACAAGTGATTACCCGCTATATACACTTAGATTTTATACCCGTGACCTATGTACTGCCTGCCGACTACAACATGTTTGTTGAAGAGTACAGGAAGTCTCCTCAGAGTACATGGATTATGAAACCGTGCGGAAAGTCACAGGGTGCAGGAATATttctaataaacaaattatCGAAACTAAAGAAGTGGTCCCGCGAGGCGAAAACTCCCTTCCACCCCCAGCTGACGAGTAAAGAAAGTTACGTTATATCACGTTACATTGACAACCCATTGCTAATTGGTGGAAAGAAATTTGACCTGCGGCTGTACGTTCTAGTGACGTCATTTCGCCCTCTGAAAGCGTATTTATTCCAACACGGCTTCTGTAGGTTCTGTACTGTGAAATATGATACGAGTGTAACTGAGCTCGATAACATGTACGTGCATTTGACTAATGTGAGCGTACAGAAGCACGGTGGGGATTACAACAGTTTGCACGGCGGGAAAATGAGTATCCAGAATTTCCGTCTATATTTGGAAGGTACGAGAGGCCGCTCTGTAACCGATAGATTGTTTGCAGAAATGCAGTGGCTTATTGTTCACTCTTTGAAAGCTGTTGCACCCGTTATGGCTAATGATCGGCACTGTTTCGAATGTTACGGATATGATATCATCATAGATAATACTCTCAAGCCTTGGCTTGTAGAGGTGAACGCTTCACCATCTTTACAATCGACAACTCATAATGATAGAATAttgaaatacaaattaattgatAACATCGTGTCAGTGGTTGTACCACCAGATGGCATTCCCGATGCTCGGTGGAATAAGATTCCGACATCTGAAGCGCTCGGTGACTTCGAACTGTTGATTGATGAGGAGCTCATGGAAAAAGAAGATGCCAATTCACGTTACAACAAATTCCATCGCGTCAGAACATAA
- the LOC110377583 gene encoding polyglutamylase complex subunit TTLL1-like, with protein MRPSRNLPSHSRKSVVNVYGRLSASPPDGKRMNFCTDFEKSIVINSFKQRGWRQVSPEEDWHVYWANTGNCRSIFSIESGLRLGDNQLINHFPTHYELVRKDLLVKNIKRYRKELEKDCNPLAEKTEVKLPSGQVITRYLYLDFIPVTFVLPSDYNMFVEEYRKFPQTTWILKPCGKSQGAGIFLINKLSKLKKWSRESKKYLQHHLTSKDTYVISRYIDNPLLIGGKKFDLRIYVLVTSFRPLKAYMFRNGFCRFCTMKYDTSVTELDNMYVHLTNVSVQKHGGDYNSQHGGKLGIHNLKLYLEGTRGREVTERLFENIQWLIVHSLKAVAHVMSNDRHCFECYGYDIIIDDNLKPWLIEVNASPSMTATTVNDRILKYKLLDNVLSVVLPPDGIPDARWSKTPTAEALGDFQILIDEDSMYKAETDALQREKSSRKY; from the coding sequence ATGCGGCCCTCACGTAATTTGCCCTCGCACAGCAGGAAATCTGTAGTGAATGTATACGGTCGCCTGTCAGCCTCACCGCCGGACGGGAAGCGTATGAACTTCTGCACAGATTTCGAAAAATCCATCGTCATCAACAGCTTCAAGCAACGAGGATGGAGACAAGTGTCACCTGAAGAAGACTGGCACGTGTACTGGGCTAATACGGGGAACTGCCGCAGTATATTCAGCATCGAGAGTGGCCTTCGACTTGGCGACAATCAATTAATCAACCATTTCCCAACACACTACGAACTAGTACGTAAAGATTTActcgtaaaaaatataaagagatACAGAAAAGAATTGGAAAAAGACTGTAATCCCCTTGCGGAAAAAACCGAAGTGAAACTCCCGAGCGGGCAAGTCATCACTCgctatttatatttagatttcATTCCGGTAACGTTCGTGCTGCCTTCCGACTACAACATGTTTGTAGAGGAGTACCGAAAATTTCCTCAAACAACCTGGATTTTGAAGCCCTGCGGCAAATCTCAAGGAGCCGGTatatttctcataaataaactgTCGAAACTGAAAAAATGGTCCCGGGAATCCAAGAAATACTTACAGCATCATCTCACAAGCAAAGATACTTATGTCATATCACGCTATATAGATAATCCGCTTCTTATCGGAGGGAAGAAATTCGATTTAAGGATTTACGTCCTCGTTACGTCGTTTCGTCCTTTAAAAGCTTACATGTTTCGGAATGGATTTTGTAGATTTTGCACAATGAAATACGACACGAGCGTCACGGAGCTCGATAACATGTATGTACACCTAACGAACGTCAGCGTACAAAAACATGGCGGTGACTACAATAGCCAGCACGGCGGTAAGCTCGGTATTCATAACCTAAAACTATATTTAGAAGGAACTCGGGGTCGAGAAGTGACCGAGCGGCTGTTTGAGAACATACAGTGGCTGATAGTGCACTCGTTAAAAGCTGTGGCCCACGTTATGTCGAATGACCGCCATTGCTTCGAATGTTACGGCTACGACATAATCATAGACGATAACTTAAAGCCGTGGCTTATAGAGGTGAACGCCTCCCCTTCGATGACGGCCACCACGGTTAACGACAGGATACTCAAGTACAAGCTCCTGGATAATGTTTTATCGGTAGTTCTGCCCCCGGACGGAATTCCGGACGCACGATGGAGCAAAACGCCTACTGCAGAGGCTTTAGGGGATTTTCAAATTCTCATTGACGAAGATTCTATGTACAAGGCAGAGACGGACGCTTTACAACGTGAGAAGAGCAGTCGCAAATACTAA